The DNA segment CGGCCGGACCATCCAGCGGATCCTGCACGACTGCGCCCGCGCCGAGCTGGTCGTCTACCGGGACGTCAGCCTGGCCGTGATGGACCACATGGGCCGCGTCCTGAAGTGGCCGAAGGCGAAGTCCGGCGGGCTGACCACCGCGATCCGCGCGGTGTACGGCTACGAGCGGCTGGGCGGCTGGCGGCGGATGGTCAGCCTCCGGATGCCCGAGCGCCGCGACGCGCTGGGCGGTCCGCCCGCCTCGGCGCCGGAGTTCGCCTGAGCCGTCGGGCATGCGCGGCCGCCGGGGTCACAGCCAGCCGCGGCGTTTGAACAGGCGGTAGAGCGAGACCTCGATGACCACCATCGCCAGCAGGACCGTGGGATAGCCCAGGTTCCATCTCAGCTCCGGCATGTCGGCGAAGTTCATGCCGTAGATGCCGGCGATCAGGGTCGGTACGGCCGCCAGCGCCGCCCAGGCCGAGATCTTGCGCATGTCGTCGTTCTGCCGCACCCCCATCTGCGCCAGATGGGCGGCGAGAATGTCCGAGAGCAGCCGGTCCAGGCTCTCCACCGACTCGTTGGCGCGGGTGAGGTGGTCGTCGACGTCGCGGAAGAACGGCCGGGCGTGGTCGTGGACGTACGGCACGCCGGGGTTCTGCAGGAGGGTCATCGGCGCGGACAGCGGGCCGGTCGCCCGCCGGAACTCCAGCACCTCGCGCTTGAAGGCGTAGATCTCGGCCGCGGTGTTCTTGGTGTCCCGGCGCACCGGAGCGAACACCTCCGCCTCCAACTCCTCCAGGTCCAGCTGGAGTTCGGAGGCCACGTCGATGTAGTGGTCGACCACCGCGTCACAGACCGCGTACAGCACCGCGCCGGGGCCGTGCCGGAGGATCTCCGGGTGCTCCTCCAGCCGCCGGCGCACCGCCGCCAGCGGGCTGGCCTCGCCGTGCCGGACGGTGACCACGAACGCCTCGCCCAGGAAGACCATCACCTCCGACGCGGTCACCGTGGAGGCCGTGTCGTCGTAGGTGACCGGCTTCAGCACCATGAACAGCGAGTCGTCGTAGACCTCCAACTTGGGCCGCTGGTGCGCCTTGAGCGCGTCCTCGACGGCCAGCGGGTGCAGCCCGAACTCGCTGCTGACGAGGTCGAACTCCTGCTCCGTCGGCTCGTGCAGCCCCAGCCACAGGAAGGCGTCGCCCTCGGCCCGCGCCTCCTGGAGCGCGTGGGAGAAATCGCTCGCGCACTCGGCGCGGCGGCCGTCCCGGTAGATGGCGCAGTCCACGATCACACCGGCATTCTCGCTCCTCGCACCGCCACCTGCCAGGAACACGGGCCGGGAACGTAGGGTGGCGCCCATGCCCACGCTGATCCTGGTGCGGCACGGCCGCTCCACCGCCAACACCGCCGGAGTGCTCGCCGGACGGGCCCCCGGTGTCGCCCTCGACGAGCGCGGCGCCGCCCAGGCCGTCGCGCTGCCCGCACGGCTGTCCCAGGTGCCGCTGACCGCCGTCGTCTCCAGCCCGCTGCAGCGCTGCCGGGAGACCGTGGCGCCGCTGCTGGAGGTCCGGCCGTGGCTCACGCTGCACGTCGAGGACCGGATCAGCGAGTGCGACTACGGCGACTGGTCGGGCCGCAAACTCGCCGAGCTGGCCGACGAGCCGCTGATGGAGGTCGTCCAGCAGCACCCGTCCGCGGCCGCCTTCCCCGGCGGCGAGTCGATGCGCGCCATGCAGGCCAGGGCCGTGGACGCGGTGCGCGAGTGGAACGCGCGGACCGAGGAGGCGCACGGCCCCGAGGCGGTGTACGCCATGTGTTCGCACGGCGACATCATCAAGGCCCTGGTCGCCGACGCCCTGGGCATGCACCTCGACCTGTTCCAGCGGATCTCCGTCGAGCCCTGCTCGGTCACCGCGATCCGCTACACCCGGCTGCGCCCCTACCTCGTGCGGCTCGGGGACACCGGCGATTTCGGATCCCTCGCGCCCCGGGAGGACGGCGGCGGGGCGGCGGCCGACCGGGACGCGGCTGTCGGCGGTGGTGCGGGAGCAGCGTGATCAGTCGGCGCAGTAGGGTGGTGCGACGGCGCTGCCCG comes from the Streptomyces angustmyceticus genome and includes:
- the corA gene encoding magnesium/cobalt transporter CorA, whose product is MIVDCAIYRDGRRAECASDFSHALQEARAEGDAFLWLGLHEPTEQEFDLVSSEFGLHPLAVEDALKAHQRPKLEVYDDSLFMVLKPVTYDDTASTVTASEVMVFLGEAFVVTVRHGEASPLAAVRRRLEEHPEILRHGPGAVLYAVCDAVVDHYIDVASELQLDLEELEAEVFAPVRRDTKNTAAEIYAFKREVLEFRRATGPLSAPMTLLQNPGVPYVHDHARPFFRDVDDHLTRANESVESLDRLLSDILAAHLAQMGVRQNDDMRKISAWAALAAVPTLIAGIYGMNFADMPELRWNLGYPTVLLAMVVIEVSLYRLFKRRGWL
- a CDS encoding histidine phosphatase family protein — encoded protein: MPTLILVRHGRSTANTAGVLAGRAPGVALDERGAAQAVALPARLSQVPLTAVVSSPLQRCRETVAPLLEVRPWLTLHVEDRISECDYGDWSGRKLAELADEPLMEVVQQHPSAAAFPGGESMRAMQARAVDAVREWNARTEEAHGPEAVYAMCSHGDIIKALVADALGMHLDLFQRISVEPCSVTAIRYTRLRPYLVRLGDTGDFGSLAPREDGGGAAADRDAAVGGGAGAA